A stretch of the Fusobacterium varium genome encodes the following:
- a CDS encoding putative permease: MSIIVTAWSFFENQFLKMLWLDNLIKKGLIALGIDADSKVGGSIQFFIYDTIKIIVLLSILIFLISYIQSFFPPERTKKILGNFKGIKANILSALLGTVTPFCSCSSIPIFIGFTNAGLPVGVTFSFLISSPLVDLGSFILLISVFGLPIAVIYVIVGLILAVIGGSILDKMGMEKYVVKFTKPVGNIDIESPELTTKERFEYAYEQVKETVKKVFWYIIVGVGIGALIHNWIPAGIIQKILGTNNPFSVLIATFVGIPMYADIFGTIPIAEALFAKGVGVGTILSFMMGVTALSLPSIIMLKKVVQNKLLVTFVGIVATGIIIIGYSFNAFSYLFI, from the coding sequence ATGTCAATAATTGTTACTGCTTGGTCTTTCTTTGAGAATCAATTTTTAAAAATGTTATGGTTAGACAACCTGATAAAAAAAGGACTCATTGCTTTAGGAATTGATGCTGACAGTAAAGTGGGGGGAAGTATTCAATTTTTCATATATGATACCATAAAAATAATTGTGCTTTTATCTATTCTTATTTTTCTTATTTCATATATTCAAAGCTTTTTCCCACCAGAAAGAACAAAAAAAATCCTTGGAAATTTCAAAGGAATAAAAGCAAATATTCTGAGTGCTTTACTTGGTACTGTAACACCTTTTTGCAGCTGTTCATCTATTCCCATATTTATAGGATTTACAAATGCTGGACTTCCTGTTGGAGTTACATTTTCTTTTTTGATATCTTCTCCATTGGTGGATTTAGGATCGTTTATTCTCTTAATCAGTGTATTCGGTTTACCAATAGCAGTAATTTATGTTATTGTTGGACTTATTCTTGCAGTAATAGGGGGAAGTATTTTAGATAAAATGGGAATGGAAAAATATGTTGTCAAATTTACAAAACCTGTTGGAAATATAGATATTGAATCACCTGAACTTACAACTAAAGAAAGATTTGAGTATGCATATGAGCAAGTAAAAGAAACTGTAAAAAAAGTTTTTTGGTATATTATTGTTGGAGTTGGAATAGGTGCTTTAATTCATAACTGGATACCTGCTGGAATTATTCAAAAGATATTAGGTACTAATAACCCATTTTCAGTATTAATAGCAACATTTGTAGGGATACCAATGTATGCTGATATATTTGGAACTATTCCTATTGCAGAAGCTCTTTTTGCAAAAGGTGTTGGAGTTGGAACTATCTTGTCTTTTATGATGGGAGTTACCGCATTAAGTTTGCCTTCCATAATAATGTTAAAAAAAGTTGTGCAAAATAAACTTCTTGTAACATTTGTAGGAATAGTTGCTACTGGAATAATAATAATTGGATACAGTTTCAATGCGTTTAGTTATCTGTTTATTTAA
- a CDS encoding putative transcriptional regulator codes for MAKKKVAFICVHNSCRSQIAEAFGKYYANYIFESYSAGTEVKSQINQDAVRLMKKHYGIDMEKTQKPKLLTDIPKVDIIITMGCNVDCPFLPCEFREDWGLDDPTGKSDEKFIEVIELIKEKVIKLKEKL; via the coding sequence ATGGCAAAGAAAAAAGTTGCTTTTATTTGCGTCCATAATTCTTGCAGAAGTCAGATAGCTGAAGCTTTTGGAAAATATTATGCTAATTATATTTTTGAAAGTTACAGTGCTGGAACTGAAGTAAAATCACAAATTAATCAAGATGCAGTGAGATTGATGAAAAAGCATTATGGAATAGATATGGAAAAAACTCAAAAGCCTAAATTATTAACTGATATACCTAAAGTTGATATTATAATAACAATGGGATGTAATGTTGATTGTCCTTTTCTTCCATGTGAATTTAGAGAAGATTGGGGATTAGATGATCCTACTGGAAAATCAGATGAGAAATTTATAGAAGTAATTGAACTCATTAAAGAAAAAGTTATAAAATTAAAAGAAAAATTATAA